A DNA window from Paenibacillus sp. HWE-109 contains the following coding sequences:
- a CDS encoding phosphate ABC transporter substrate-binding protein produces the protein MFKFMSKKGITLSLSAVLMMGSLVGCGTKTETKPAASATPAASTAASASAKPSDAPKTELSGTVTASGSSALLPLVKQAATEFMEKNPKVTINVTAGGSGTGIKNVADGTSDIGNSDVEPAAEYKDKGLVDHQVAIAPFALIVNKDVKVDNVTKAQAADIYMGKITNWKEVGGNDAKIVLVHRPDSSGSRTLVKQIILDGKEFTKDGITQENSGAMKTAVVGQSSSIGYVDTPYIDDTVKALKIDGVAFSEENIKNGTYKLFGVEHMYTKGEAKDPAKAFIAYISSKEFQGKQVRDLKFLPADLLKK, from the coding sequence ATGTTCAAGTTCATGTCGAAAAAAGGAATTACATTATCACTTTCCGCGGTATTAATGATGGGGTCATTGGTTGGTTGCGGTACTAAAACAGAGACGAAACCCGCAGCATCAGCAACACCAGCTGCTAGTACAGCTGCTTCAGCTTCTGCAAAACCTTCAGATGCTCCAAAAACAGAGCTTAGCGGTACAGTAACAGCTTCCGGTTCCAGTGCACTTCTTCCTTTAGTTAAACAAGCGGCAACAGAATTCATGGAAAAGAACCCGAAAGTAACGATCAACGTTACAGCAGGCGGTTCAGGTACAGGAATTAAAAACGTAGCTGATGGTACTTCTGACATTGGTAACTCCGATGTTGAGCCAGCTGCTGAATATAAAGATAAAGGTTTAGTTGATCACCAAGTAGCAATCGCGCCTTTCGCACTCATCGTAAACAAAGATGTGAAAGTAGACAACGTAACAAAAGCACAAGCAGCTGATATTTACATGGGTAAAATCACGAACTGGAAAGAAGTTGGCGGCAATGACGCGAAAATCGTTCTTGTTCACCGTCCAGACAGTTCAGGTTCCCGTACGCTTGTTAAACAAATTATTCTTGATGGCAAAGAATTCACAAAAGACGGTATCACACAAGAAAACAGTGGCGCTATGAAAACAGCGGTAGTTGGTCAATCCAGCTCCATTGGTTATGTGGATACGCCTTATATCGATGACACTGTAAAAGCATTGAAAATTGATGGTGTAGCTTTCTCCGAAGAAAACATCAAAAACGGTACTTATAAATTGTTTGGTGTTGAGCACATGTATACAAAAGGCGAAGCAAAAGATCCAGCTAAAGCTTTCATCGCTTACATCTCCAGCAAAGAATTCCAAGGCAAACAAGTTCGTGATTTGAAATTCTTGCCTGCAGATCTGCTTAAAAAATAA
- a CDS encoding methyl-accepting chemotaxis protein codes for MRKMMLFNMTMRSRLIASFGGVLLIFLAVAFFNLHQVSQIKQNMNDQNDKVELKVLALELKEMVQEMNIIASGLEISKKPEFILKYNSKRQPYNDFIKKIGDTATTPDQIKWRSQLIQISVDYINNFDSAAQMIQGNGTNPKDLEINLLYLYNESQELKDKIFELVDKFYVTYANSADQAIADSTKALDSTSQVMMIAAVVVLAVTIAIAILLIRSFIRPISRLQKAVTLIAEGDLTQTINSKSTDELGALSNSFDHMIVQVRHMLSATKHIASSLSEHSHEFHRFSQLTASANTDILKAIHEISHGADEQAVKTEHSSIVIAELEAEIRDITAYTYEMKRASDEAAAGTQQGTNSVRALKASSEHSQDLLQRVDAAMQTVAASSKQIGAIIHSITEISTQTNVLALNAAIEAARAGAHGRGFSVIADEVRHLSQQTNQSSKTISAIIGTLQQQIKELQSSLIEARDSALAQDSRVADTLGSFESIDYSMQGIKLQIEQIHLKIEQARSKNDELVDSVQFVAAIAQETAAGVEEVNSTSIQQDVSIRRIAEESDDILDLAQQLFAEISKFRINEEEAEKLGGSEEKHDDSEDKLDGSVEKHDNAEEKLDGSLDNTAPLNFVEGTSRTATSDTVSDDVADEVLMQTEQGAERDEEQAEAPSSTDESAKSKTESASDTTKGQEKKEPVLIG; via the coding sequence ATGCGCAAGATGATGTTGTTCAATATGACCATGCGGAGTCGATTGATTGCTAGCTTTGGTGGAGTGCTTCTCATTTTTCTGGCAGTTGCCTTCTTCAATTTGCATCAGGTTAGTCAAATCAAACAAAATATGAACGATCAGAATGACAAAGTGGAATTGAAAGTTCTTGCCCTGGAGTTAAAGGAAATGGTGCAGGAAATGAACATCATTGCGTCAGGTTTGGAGATTTCCAAGAAACCTGAATTCATTCTGAAATATAACAGCAAACGACAACCTTATAATGATTTCATTAAAAAAATTGGCGATACCGCCACTACACCCGATCAAATCAAATGGCGCAGCCAACTGATCCAAATCTCTGTCGATTACATCAACAATTTCGATTCCGCGGCGCAAATGATTCAAGGCAACGGCACAAATCCCAAAGACCTGGAGATTAATCTGCTCTACTTATATAATGAATCGCAAGAATTAAAGGATAAAATATTCGAACTCGTTGATAAGTTCTATGTGACCTACGCCAATTCGGCTGATCAGGCTATTGCGGATTCCACCAAAGCGCTCGATAGCACGAGTCAAGTTATGATGATTGCCGCCGTTGTCGTGCTCGCCGTGACCATCGCTATTGCCATTCTCTTAATTCGTTCCTTTATCAGACCGATTTCCCGCTTGCAGAAAGCAGTCACGCTCATCGCAGAGGGGGATTTGACCCAGACAATCAATTCCAAATCAACGGATGAGCTTGGCGCTCTGAGCAACAGCTTCGATCATATGATTGTTCAGGTACGCCACATGCTCAGCGCAACGAAGCATATCGCCTCCTCCCTGTCCGAGCACTCGCATGAGTTTCATCGCTTCTCACAGCTGACTGCATCGGCGAACACAGATATTCTGAAAGCCATTCACGAAATCTCCCATGGCGCCGATGAACAAGCTGTTAAGACGGAGCACAGCTCCATCGTCATTGCAGAGCTGGAAGCAGAGATCCGTGACATCACCGCATATACATATGAAATGAAGCGTGCGAGCGACGAAGCGGCAGCAGGTACGCAGCAAGGCACAAACTCGGTCCGAGCGCTGAAAGCTTCCTCCGAGCATTCGCAAGATTTGCTGCAGCGGGTAGATGCCGCGATGCAGACCGTGGCCGCCAGCTCGAAGCAAATTGGCGCCATCATTCACTCCATCACGGAAATTTCGACGCAGACGAACGTGTTGGCCTTGAATGCCGCGATTGAAGCGGCAAGAGCCGGCGCACACGGACGCGGCTTCTCCGTGATCGCGGACGAAGTTCGTCATCTGTCGCAGCAGACGAACCAATCGTCCAAGACGATCAGCGCCATCATCGGAACGCTGCAACAGCAGATCAAGGAGCTGCAGAGCTCCTTGATCGAAGCGCGCGACTCGGCGCTGGCTCAAGACAGCCGTGTCGCTGACACGCTTGGCTCTTTCGAAAGCATCGATTACTCGATGCAGGGCATTAAACTTCAGATTGAACAAATCCATCTGAAGATCGAACAAGCTCGCTCGAAGAACGACGAGCTCGTTGACTCTGTGCAATTCGTTGCCGCGATTGCCCAGGAAACAGCAGCAGGTGTCGAGGAGGTTAACTCGACCTCCATCCAGCAGGATGTTTCGATTCGCCGCATCGCCGAAGAATCGGATGATATCCTGGATCTAGCGCAGCAGTTGTTCGCCGAGATCAGTAAATTCCGAATCAACGAGGAAGAGGCGGAGAAGTTGGGTGGTTCGGAGGAGAAGCATGATGATTCGGAAGATAAACTGGATGGTTCGGTAGAGAAGCATGATAATGCGGAGGAGAAACTGGATGGTTCGCTAGATAATACGGCACCCTTGAATTTTGTTGAGGGAACGTCTCGCACAGCAACTTCGGATACTGTTTCGGATGACGTTGCCGATGAAGTTCTCATGCAAACGGAGCAGGGAGCGGAACGCGATGAGGAGCAAGCTGAAGCGCCAAGTTCAACCGACGAGTCCGCGAAGAGTAAAACGGAGTCGGCGTCAGACACTACGAAGGGACAGGAGAAAAAAGAGCCGGTGCTGATAGGTTAG
- a CDS encoding MBL fold metallo-hydrolase: protein MDATFEHVYIPLTTVSSGEGQEVNIDIYCYCIQFVNICLLGNQTSKTKEWFLIDAGLPHSADNIIRLAEDHFGSMTKPQGIILTHGHFDHVGAMGELLEHWDVPVYAHEWEIPYLTGKADYPKGDPTVNGGLISELSPLFPNHGINLENHVQALPADGSIPGLPEWQWIHTPGHTPGHISLFRGRDRSLLAGDAFVTVKQESLYKVILQTKEISGPPKYFTTDWQAAEASVRKLQALQPVLAVTGHGKPMREEELTNQLSYLAENFARVAVPKEGRFVH, encoded by the coding sequence TTGGATGCTACATTCGAGCATGTTTACATTCCCTTAACAACCGTATCGAGCGGAGAGGGTCAAGAAGTCAATATCGATATCTACTGCTACTGCATCCAGTTCGTCAATATTTGTTTGTTGGGTAATCAGACTAGCAAGACGAAGGAGTGGTTCTTAATCGATGCTGGCTTGCCACACTCGGCAGACAACATAATTCGCCTTGCGGAGGACCATTTTGGGTCGATGACGAAGCCTCAAGGCATTATTTTAACGCATGGACATTTTGATCATGTTGGCGCTATGGGGGAATTGTTGGAGCATTGGGATGTGCCCGTTTATGCGCATGAATGGGAGATTCCCTATCTAACAGGGAAAGCCGATTATCCCAAAGGCGATCCAACTGTAAATGGCGGTCTCATTAGCGAGCTTTCTCCCTTGTTTCCTAATCACGGCATTAACCTGGAAAACCATGTACAGGCGCTTCCAGCTGACGGCAGCATTCCGGGATTGCCCGAATGGCAATGGATTCATACACCGGGGCATACGCCAGGGCATATTTCTCTATTTCGCGGTAGAGACCGCTCGCTCCTTGCAGGGGATGCTTTTGTCACGGTGAAACAGGAATCATTGTACAAAGTCATACTCCAGACGAAGGAAATCAGCGGACCGCCGAAATATTTCACGACGGACTGGCAGGCGGCGGAAGCTTCCGTAAGAAAACTTCAAGCGCTCCAGCCGGTCTTGGCCGTAACAGGCCATGGAAAGCCGATGCGCGAGGAGGAGCTGACGAATCAGCTCAGCTATTTGGCCGAGAATTTCGCGCGTGTGGCCGTGCCGAAGGAAGGCCGATTCGTGCATTAG
- the motB gene encoding flagellar motor protein MotB: protein MSKKKKHEEHEEHVDETWLIPYADLLTLLLALFIILFASSQLDSKKYDSIMRSLNNAFSGGEAPFAMSNLIPIDDAANSTKNNNKNQNPPNKEQSKEESQLAAKLQKEEKDLEELKKSMDAFIKDNSMSEQLTTKLDNEKLTITISDRALFDSGSATIKQDSQNLALAMSNLLASYPGYQVEVGGHTDNIPIHRADFETNWDLSAKRAVNFMKILLNNGKIDPSSYSSVGFGEYRPIAPNDTTEGRAKNRRVEVSILRNIKATDEIAK from the coding sequence GTGAGTAAAAAAAAGAAGCATGAGGAACATGAAGAACACGTTGATGAAACCTGGCTCATTCCCTATGCCGACTTGCTTACCTTGCTTCTAGCTCTATTTATCATTCTATTTGCATCCAGCCAGTTGGATTCGAAGAAGTACGATTCGATTATGAGATCTTTGAACAATGCCTTCTCGGGTGGCGAAGCCCCCTTCGCAATGTCGAATTTAATCCCGATTGATGATGCGGCGAATTCAACGAAAAATAATAATAAAAACCAGAATCCGCCGAACAAAGAACAAAGCAAAGAAGAGAGCCAACTAGCTGCGAAGCTGCAAAAAGAAGAGAAAGATCTCGAAGAGCTGAAGAAAAGCATGGATGCTTTCATCAAAGACAACAGCATGAGCGAGCAGTTGACGACCAAGCTGGATAATGAAAAATTGACGATTACGATCAGTGACCGTGCCTTGTTTGACTCCGGATCAGCAACGATCAAACAGGATTCACAGAATCTGGCGCTTGCGATGTCCAACCTGTTGGCCAGCTATCCCGGCTATCAAGTTGAAGTAGGCGGGCATACGGATAACATTCCCATTCATCGCGCCGATTTTGAAACGAACTGGGATTTGAGCGCTAAGCGTGCCGTCAATTTCATGAAAATTCTTTTGAACAACGGAAAAATCGATCCCTCATCCTATTCGTCGGTCGGCTTTGGAGAATATCGCCCGATTGCACCAAATGACACGACAGAAGGCAGGGCCAAGAATCGCCGCGTTGAAGTAAGCATTCTGCGCAATATTAAAGCTACGGATGAGATTGCCAAGTAA
- the motA gene encoding flagellar motor stator protein MotA, giving the protein MEKSSVIGIVLAFISIGVGMVLKGASLAALLNPAAALIIFGGTASALFIAFSLEEMKKIPALLKIIFTEQKLMPKKELIETFIEWVSITRREGLLSLEKQAEELSDPFMKSGMRLIIDGNDADFVRDVLLEDIAEMETRHKKYAGIFTQAGTYAPTLGVLGAVVGLIAALGNLSEVEKLGHLISAAFVATMFGIFLGYVVFHPFANKLKQKSKKEVEIKLMVVEGLLSIQSGVSANSVKQKMMIFVANSDRAAYEEESPREAAPQ; this is encoded by the coding sequence ATGGAGAAATCATCAGTTATTGGCATTGTTTTAGCATTTATATCCATCGGTGTGGGGATGGTGTTGAAAGGCGCGAGTTTAGCAGCTTTGCTGAATCCGGCAGCGGCCTTAATCATTTTCGGTGGTACAGCCTCAGCGCTTTTTATCGCTTTCTCACTGGAAGAAATGAAGAAAATACCGGCATTATTGAAAATTATTTTTACCGAACAAAAGTTGATGCCTAAAAAAGAATTGATCGAAACCTTTATCGAATGGGTATCCATTACTCGCCGCGAAGGATTGCTTTCTTTGGAAAAACAAGCGGAAGAGCTTTCCGATCCTTTTATGAAAAGCGGTATGCGCTTGATCATTGACGGGAATGACGCTGATTTCGTGCGTGACGTATTGCTCGAAGACATCGCTGAAATGGAAACAAGACATAAAAAATATGCGGGTATTTTTACGCAAGCAGGTACATACGCACCAACATTGGGAGTGCTAGGCGCCGTAGTAGGACTTATTGCCGCACTAGGCAACCTGAGTGAAGTAGAAAAGCTGGGACATCTGATTTCAGCAGCCTTCGTTGCTACAATGTTCGGGATTTTCCTTGGTTACGTTGTATTCCATCCGTTCGCTAATAAGCTGAAACAGAAGTCCAAAAAAGAAGTTGAAATCAAGTTGATGGTAGTCGAAGGCCTGCTCTCCATTCAATCCGGCGTTTCTGCCAATTCCGTGAAGCAAAAAATGATGATCTTCGTAGCCAATAGCGATCGAGCGGCTTATGAAGAAGAATCACCAAGGGAGGCTGCTCCACAGTGA
- a CDS encoding MarR family winged helix-turn-helix transcriptional regulator: MTSEQGKPYDSPGFHLWQVTNQWQKNLRHALHDLDLTHVQFILLAATQGLNTQSQLEDITQVQIASYAHVDPMMASQVLRHLEKKGFIIRKEHPTDTRAKAISLTLEGERITAQALEIVMEAENIFFAKLGEEQETLVNLMRALGNETTQDNN, translated from the coding sequence ATGACATCGGAACAGGGAAAGCCTTATGACAGCCCAGGATTTCATCTCTGGCAGGTCACGAATCAATGGCAAAAAAATCTTCGCCATGCCCTGCATGACTTGGATCTAACGCATGTTCAATTTATTTTGCTGGCAGCCACGCAAGGATTAAACACACAGTCACAGCTCGAGGACATCACACAGGTACAAATTGCGAGTTATGCGCATGTTGATCCCATGATGGCGTCGCAAGTGCTCCGTCACTTGGAGAAGAAAGGGTTTATTATCCGGAAGGAACACCCGACAGACACAAGGGCGAAAGCGATCTCCTTAACGCTGGAAGGGGAACGGATAACTGCCCAGGCGCTGGAGATTGTCATGGAAGCCGAGAATATCTTTTTTGCTAAGTTGGGGGAAGAACAGGAAACATTAGTAAACTTGATGCGTGCTCTAGGAAATGAAACAACTCAAGATAACAATTAA
- a CDS encoding aldo/keto reductase: MEKRLFGSTGQQFPILSFGAQRIVDEHNCTEEEAIHIVNRAIDEGITYFDTAPSYSDGQSEERLGKALALRSRRDEVWIATKTHDRTRDGSLKLLEASLKRLQTDHVDEWRLHNIMTMEELDKCFAKGGALEALLEAKEQGLIKHISISGHTNPLVQLEAIERYAFDSALVALSAADHLVYSFAHEFLPKAIEKGVAIIGMKVMALGKLAPWYEKALQYTFSLPISTAIVGMESMAQLEQNLAIAKSFTPMTELEQLAFLKEIMHLATPDVLRWKSTDWVSGEWYVR, from the coding sequence GTGGAGAAACGGCTTTTCGGTTCAACTGGGCAGCAATTTCCAATCCTGAGCTTTGGCGCTCAGCGCATTGTAGATGAACACAACTGTACGGAAGAGGAAGCGATTCACATTGTGAATCGGGCGATTGACGAGGGCATTACTTATTTCGATACAGCACCAAGCTATTCGGATGGTCAATCGGAAGAGCGATTAGGCAAAGCCTTGGCGCTCCGGAGTCGCAGGGATGAAGTCTGGATTGCAACCAAGACACACGATCGCACGCGTGACGGCTCATTGAAGCTGCTGGAAGCAAGTTTGAAGCGCCTGCAGACGGATCATGTGGATGAATGGCGATTACATAACATTATGACCATGGAAGAGCTCGACAAGTGCTTCGCCAAAGGCGGCGCGTTGGAGGCGCTCCTCGAAGCGAAGGAACAAGGCTTGATCAAGCACATCTCGATCAGCGGACACACGAATCCGCTCGTCCAACTGGAAGCGATTGAACGCTATGCCTTCGACAGCGCGCTGGTTGCTCTATCGGCAGCGGACCATCTCGTGTACAGCTTCGCTCACGAATTTCTGCCCAAGGCGATTGAAAAGGGTGTGGCCATCATCGGGATGAAGGTCATGGCTCTTGGCAAGCTTGCACCTTGGTATGAGAAGGCGCTGCAATATACGTTCTCACTCCCTATTTCGACAGCGATTGTCGGGATGGAGTCGATGGCGCAGCTCGAACAAAACTTGGCCATCGCCAAAAGCTTTACACCGATGACCGAACTCGAGCAGCTTGCTTTTCTCAAAGAAATCATGCATTTGGCTACCCCCGATGTCCTGCGTTGGAAATCCACCGATTGGGTTTCCGGCGAGTGGTACGTTCGTTAA
- a CDS encoding HPr family phosphocarrier protein codes for MRSQTFTILNPSGFHARPTKVFVQKVGTFPCKVSVSKGGKKVNGKSSLSMLTLGIQQNDEVTLEVDGEQEEQALQELGALLTHIFEE; via the coding sequence ATGAGATCGCAAACGTTTACGATTCTAAATCCATCGGGTTTTCATGCCCGTCCCACCAAAGTGTTCGTTCAGAAAGTCGGGACCTTTCCCTGCAAAGTAAGTGTAAGCAAAGGCGGGAAGAAGGTTAACGGTAAAAGCTCGCTAAGCATGCTTACACTAGGCATTCAGCAGAATGATGAAGTAACATTGGAAGTGGACGGCGAGCAAGAGGAGCAGGCGTTGCAAGAACTTGGGGCGCTGCTTACTCATATTTTCGAAGAATAG
- the ptsP gene encoding phosphoenolpyruvate--protein phosphotransferase encodes MSNRLTGIAASPGIAIAKAFRLNNADDYVPVADKAADTHIEVNRFRKAVDEARQELEEIRILTEQRIGAAKAEIFEAHLMLLEDPDYVDAVIEGIEEEGMNAEFKLHEIANSFIEVLSAMDNELLRERAADVKDVTGRIMSKLRGVSYAAIAAINEPCILIAEDLTPSDTAQLNLDYVLGFVTEIGSRTSHSAIMARSLEVPAIVGAGTAAGDIQTGTMVVMDASLGTVLIAPTEEEVADYQSRKLAYDQRRVELRKLLDQPTLSADGQHVELAANIGSVEDLQKVFANGAEGIGLFRTEFLYMGRSAMPSEEEQFQVYKHVLERMNPKPVVIRTLDIGGDKELPYMKLPEESNPFLGLRAIRLCLSKQEIFRTQLRALLRASAYGQLKIMFPMIAVMEELRAAKQLLEEEKGKLVQEGVPVPENIEVGIMIEVPAAALGADFLAKEVDFFSIGTNDLIQYTMAADRMNETVSYLYQPCHPAVLRLIHMVIRAAEREGKWVGMCGEMAGDVTAIPILLGMGLHEFSMSASSILPARALIKEVSRTEWAGYTQQILAMSSQEQIQQFVKQKLRSDLQ; translated from the coding sequence ATGTCCAATCGCTTGACTGGTATAGCTGCTTCCCCCGGCATTGCCATAGCTAAAGCTTTCCGACTGAACAATGCTGATGATTACGTTCCAGTTGCTGACAAAGCAGCGGATACTCATATAGAAGTAAATCGATTTCGCAAGGCTGTTGATGAAGCCAGGCAGGAGCTTGAAGAGATCAGAATATTAACGGAACAGCGCATAGGAGCTGCCAAAGCGGAGATTTTCGAAGCCCATCTCATGCTGCTGGAAGATCCTGATTATGTAGATGCGGTGATTGAGGGCATCGAAGAGGAAGGCATGAACGCCGAATTCAAGCTGCATGAAATAGCGAACAGCTTCATTGAAGTGCTCAGCGCGATGGATAACGAGCTGCTTAGGGAACGTGCGGCGGATGTGAAGGACGTTACTGGCCGCATCATGAGCAAGCTTCGTGGCGTCTCCTATGCGGCGATTGCGGCCATTAATGAACCTTGTATTCTAATCGCGGAAGACTTAACCCCTTCGGATACAGCTCAGCTTAATCTGGATTATGTACTCGGCTTTGTAACGGAAATCGGCAGCCGTACTTCGCATTCTGCGATTATGGCTCGCTCGCTTGAAGTGCCGGCTATCGTTGGGGCTGGCACAGCGGCAGGAGATATCCAGACAGGGACGATGGTTGTCATGGATGCGTCGCTAGGGACGGTTCTTATCGCTCCAACCGAAGAAGAAGTAGCGGATTACCAGTCGCGCAAGCTTGCTTATGATCAACGCCGAGTTGAACTTCGCAAGCTGCTGGATCAGCCAACGCTTTCAGCTGACGGGCAGCATGTTGAGCTTGCTGCCAATATCGGCAGTGTGGAAGATCTGCAGAAGGTGTTCGCGAACGGAGCGGAAGGGATCGGGCTGTTCCGCACGGAATTTCTGTATATGGGACGCAGCGCGATGCCAAGTGAAGAGGAACAATTTCAAGTGTATAAGCATGTTTTGGAGCGAATGAATCCTAAACCTGTCGTCATTCGTACGCTGGATATCGGTGGCGATAAAGAATTGCCTTATATGAAGCTTCCGGAAGAGAGCAATCCATTCTTGGGGCTGCGTGCGATCCGCCTATGTTTAAGCAAACAGGAGATATTCCGGACTCAGCTAAGAGCTTTACTGCGGGCAAGCGCTTATGGGCAATTGAAAATCATGTTCCCCATGATTGCTGTTATGGAAGAGCTGAGGGCTGCGAAGCAATTGCTCGAAGAGGAAAAAGGGAAGCTGGTACAAGAAGGAGTCCCTGTACCTGAGAACATCGAGGTAGGCATTATGATCGAAGTTCCGGCTGCTGCCCTGGGAGCGGATTTCCTCGCCAAAGAGGTCGACTTCTTCAGTATCGGAACGAATGATTTGATTCAATATACAATGGCGGCAGATCGCATGAATGAAACGGTCTCCTATTTGTATCAGCCTTGCCATCCAGCTGTTTTGCGTTTGATCCATATGGTCATCCGGGCAGCGGAGCGGGAAGGGAAATGGGTTGGCATGTGCGGGGAGATGGCAGGCGACGTGACGGCGATTCCGATTCTACTCGGTATGGGCCTACATGAATTCAGCATGAGTGCCAGCTCGATTTTGCCCGCTAGAGCCTTGATTAAAGAGGTGTCGAGAACAGAGTGGGCAGGTTATACACAGCAGATTCTAGCCATGAGCAGTCAAGAGCAAATACAACAATTCGTCAAGCAGAAATTAAGGAGTGACTTGCAATGA
- a CDS encoding mannitol-1-phosphate 5-dehydrogenase translates to MKAVHFGAGNIGRGFIGLLLSQAGYEVLFSDVNDSLVEQLKERKSYTVRLANEAQEAFHVSNVSAINGKQADDVAEAVAQADLVTTAVGVNILKHIAAGIAKGIELRLNRGAAPLPIIACENAIGGSTQLKEHVYSHLSADMREKADASIAFPDAAVDRIVPLQHHEDPLQVTVEPFYEWVIDESQMLEGFHRIEGVHYVKQLEPYIERKLFTVNTGHCSAAYLGYLHGFDTIQAAMANPQIAALVRHVMQETGSLLIKKHGFDQAQHDSYIDKILNRFLNPYLIDEVARVGRSPIRKLSANDRLVRPALQAYELGMKPAYLAMAMAAAFSFKDKEDPEAIQIQADLAAIGITQAITKYTTIPEDHPIHAMIKTQYEQFQQVEVS, encoded by the coding sequence ATGAAGGCCGTTCATTTCGGCGCAGGGAATATCGGACGCGGATTCATCGGTCTCCTTTTGTCGCAGGCAGGCTATGAAGTCTTGTTCTCTGATGTGAACGACAGCTTGGTGGAGCAGCTTAAGGAAAGGAAATCGTACACGGTTCGCTTGGCCAATGAGGCACAGGAGGCGTTCCACGTTTCTAATGTGTCTGCAATCAATGGGAAACAGGCAGACGATGTCGCAGAGGCGGTTGCACAGGCCGATCTGGTCACAACCGCCGTTGGCGTGAATATCCTCAAACACATTGCGGCAGGCATCGCCAAAGGGATTGAGCTCCGCTTGAATCGCGGCGCCGCGCCGCTTCCTATCATCGCCTGCGAGAATGCGATTGGCGGCAGCACGCAGCTCAAGGAACATGTGTACAGTCATTTGAGTGCGGATATGCGTGAAAAGGCAGATGCCAGCATCGCATTCCCTGATGCAGCAGTCGACCGGATCGTTCCCTTGCAGCATCATGAAGATCCTCTGCAAGTGACGGTGGAGCCATTCTATGAATGGGTGATTGACGAGTCTCAAATGCTGGAGGGCTTTCACCGGATTGAGGGTGTACATTATGTGAAACAGCTAGAGCCCTACATCGAGCGCAAGCTGTTTACGGTGAATACAGGGCATTGCAGCGCGGCTTATCTTGGTTATCTGCATGGCTTCGATACCATTCAAGCAGCAATGGCAAACCCGCAAATTGCCGCTTTGGTGCGCCATGTGATGCAGGAGACAGGTTCCTTGCTGATTAAGAAGCATGGCTTTGATCAGGCTCAACATGACAGCTATATCGATAAAATTTTGAACAGATTCTTAAATCCTTATTTGATCGATGAGGTTGCCAGAGTTGGCAGATCGCCGATTCGCAAGTTATCCGCCAATGATCGACTCGTGCGGCCTGCTTTACAGGCTTACGAACTGGGGATGAAGCCCGCTTATTTAGCTATGGCGATGGCAGCAGCCTTTTCTTTTAAGGATAAGGAAGATCCTGAGGCTATTCAGATTCAAGCGGATTTGGCGGCAATCGGAATCACGCAAGCGATAACTAAATATACAACGATTCCTGAAGATCACCCGATCCATGCTATGATTAAGACGCAGTATGAACAATTTCAACAGGTAGAAGTTTCCTAA
- a CDS encoding PTS sugar transporter subunit IIA, with translation MSILSTNKIRLNAKPKDKFEAIRMAGQLLVDAGHASSAYIDKMLEREQTLSTYMGNGLAIPHGTQDSKSLIISTGLSIVQIPDGVDFGEGELATLVIGIAAAGNEHLDILTNVAMICSEDENVEMIMKATTPEEMVSIFESGMES, from the coding sequence ATGAGTATCTTATCAACGAACAAAATTAGGCTGAATGCGAAGCCCAAGGATAAATTCGAGGCGATTCGGATGGCTGGACAACTGTTAGTAGACGCGGGTCATGCATCATCCGCTTATATCGATAAAATGTTGGAAAGAGAACAGACACTCTCTACCTATATGGGCAATGGCCTCGCCATTCCGCATGGCACGCAGGATTCCAAATCACTGATCATTTCTACAGGGCTGTCGATCGTACAAATCCCTGATGGCGTTGATTTCGGAGAAGGGGAATTAGCCACTTTGGTGATCGGGATTGCTGCCGCAGGGAATGAACATTTGGACATTTTGACGAATGTGGCGATGATTTGTTCCGAGGATGAGAATGTCGAGATGATCATGAAAGCGACGACGCCGGAAGAGATGGTCAGCATTTTTGAAAGCGGGATGGAATCATGA